The DNA window TAAAGAAACAATAATGAGCATCTTTTGTTTTTACACTTtcaagagaagaagatgaagaatcagaagGAACATTATAAAAGCAAaagaaccaaaacacaaaaataaattcACTCAAAGGAATCAACATGTGTTATCCTGCCCAAGCTACCAACAATATTGAGAATCTAAATGTTATTGTAGAGGATGTTGTAGTGCAAAACCATCCTGAGCCTCAAGGTGATGTTGGGCAAAACAAGCATCAGATTCAAGATGTTGTTAAAGAGGGTGGATTGTTTAGACTAATGAGAGCTCTCAGGGTGCGGAGAAGaataagaagatgatgatgaagaagaaggttgaggcaaataattatttttttcgattccgatgatgatgatgatgaggccgAGTATGATTGGTCAAATTTTATCTCAGCGAAAGGGTTTAGATATGATTATGGATTTTGATTATGCAATAAAAGTTTATGTAATGAAGTTTTAATCTTTCTGTTTAACTGACTTAAGGTTATCAACGTAAACTATCAGCTTAAACTACAAATTGGATACACTAACAAACAGATAATTGTAATTGAAAATTCAATAGTTTGCGATGAATTTACTCGTAAGAAACCATCTCTTAGTTGCATTCCTGTAAAGTTCACTGCATCTTCAACTATTACGTTtcataacaaagtaaatattaaacataaagcagataaaaattagtctaaaattttcaaatttcaaaccctACTTCAACTATTGTATTTCATAATAAAGTAAATATTGATCATGAAGGAGATAAGAAAATACAACAACTTTAAATTTCCAGAAAATCTCTCTGACTTCAGTTTGTTCATCaaattcttgttcttcttttttgaatCTTCATACATAACCTTCAAATTGCCCACAACTTCCAACTCTGACTTCATATTACTCTCATCTTCATTTCCCAAATTTTCTCTCATGTCTTCATCCCATATGAACAAATTACATGTTTCATCACTCCTCCAAAATGGAAATATCCAAAAATGTGTCCCTTTATTATGTCCATTCTTGCATTGGTACAAAACCATATGACTATCACAACCACAAAAATTTTTAGATCTAGATTTTACAGTGGAAGACAACATAGTAAAACCTTTGGATGAGTTTGTCTTCAAATGCGACATTTAAAACGAAACTGAACAACAACGAGTATGGGTGTTCTTGTCTTCTTTCCGACGATGTCGACGACGTTGGTGTTTGGGTTTGTTTCTTTTTCAGTGGAAAAATGGATACTTAGTGTTTAACATATATAAAGAAGCGCTAGTGTGTAAAAACCGTTTTATAAAAGAGCCGTAAAGAtattcatattattttttaattaaatataaatgaaattgaaTAGGCGCGCATTAACCTAAAATCGAGTAACTATTTGAGGAACCTGAGGATCGAACCCAAGAAAATTGGGTTATATCACCACGGTTAGGTAATTAACCGTAATTATAACCTTAAAATTTTGaacaaaaaaaattgttagcGCTTGAGTTTAGAAGTGTCACCACGGTTTTGGGGCAAATCGTGGTGACTTTGGCGTTGTTACTTACGTGTTTTGAAGCAGTGTTTGTTTCAAAGCGGAAGAGATATTAgaatatttgatttacttgatTGATGTTAAAACCTTTTTCTTTGGATTTTAAGATTGAATATCCAAGCCCAATGGTTGTACTGACTTATAAATGGACAAAATTTAACCTAAGAAGTACACGAAGAAAAAATAAGGATTAATATTGTTGCAAGAGGCTTCGGGTTTTGGGAGTCTTTTTAGAGTTTTTGTTTTTgtgtatgtcactcatgtatcttttgatgcatAGAGCTTGACTGATTgtttattgttcattgttaatcactcatgagcttttaagcaaatAGAGTATTGTGTGTAATTGGAAGTATGTCTTCTATCAATTATTTTAGTTGTTAACAATCACATAGGTGTGATTGAGGGAAGTGAGAGAGGGATCTCATATTTAGGGGTgtcctaggtagaagttgcacaaggtagggattaggtgataagttgtaaactagggttgtttagctttgaactaacATTATCATAGTGAATTTCTTTCTtcgcttggtagcccctagagtaggtgaattgcaccgaactgggttaacaattgattgtgtCTTTTTCCTTCTGCTATTTACTCTTGTATAATTATTCCTTTGCTAAAAATTTTCTGTCAGAGCAGATGATGACTTAACATTTGTCTTGATATTGTGTTTTGGTATTGGGACATACATCTAATTATAAGTGCTAGAATTTCATGAACCATGTAATTTGCGCATGCGACACGCATCACTGCTGCTACCAGATATTATAGTTATGAGTGTATGAATTCTCACGACTTTGTCCTTTAAAAAATGCGtcttattaaatttaaataaatgagTGTTGCATATAAATTACCTTTAATCTTAATTCTTAAATAATATGAGATTATTTTGGTCCGTCTAAATCACTATTCGTGTGTATTCTTGCTCTTTATTCTATTCGAGTTGTTGTGGTTTTGTTtgcattatattattattgtttgaGATACTTACATTTTAGGTGTCATTGTTGTTTTTGTCCCACATCAAATTATTGATTTATTtgatctttcaattttttttactgcATAAAATTGCAATTTGCTAGAATAGGTAATCTTATCAAATGTGATTTCTCAccattcaaaaaatcaaaagaaacatgaaaaatcTCAATGACCTTTATATGTTTGTCTCTCCTATAAAAATTATACATTAGAGCTTCTCTTTCGTGCATGTTACAAATTTACTAACTAATGCAATTGTGAGTGTCACATGTGTGATATAGATATATGGTGACTATGAGTGCAGACAATTCGTATCCTTACATGTGTTCATTTGTCAAAAAAACCAACAAGATATTTATAGTAACTTGtcggaaaaaaagaaaagaaaaacaagatAATGACTCACACAACTCTCTCCTAATAACTAGTGGCACCAAATCAGACAAAGGCAATTTCACGTAAAATTCCCATCCTTCTGTGTTTGACATTGATACTTTTCAGTCACATACACGCACAAAACATCATCTACATTTTTCAAACCAACAACCTCAACACTCTGAATCCTCACCATGAAATTGTCTCATGCATTGGCTAGGATACCTTTCTCTACAACATCCCCAGCGTTAGTTCAATGTCAAAATTCTATCTTTAGTTCATATGGCAGAAGGGTCTCTTTGTTGGGGTATAAAGGCCTCAGGTTTCAAGAATTTGTGTGCAGCAGCAGTTCTGGAGCTTCTGTTTCTTCTTCATCTGCTGTGAATCCTTCGTCGCCGCCACTCGTTGGTTCTAATTCTGGTTTTGATTCTGGTGTGTCTCAGGAGATGCCAGGGAAGCTGGGAGGATTAGAGGAGGGCATTGAGAAGGTAAGACttttgttgagagttttggattcATTGGCTTGTTTTGGTTATTCAATTGTTCTAACTTATGcttaatgaataaaaatgaatTGAGTCTTGGATTGTTTTtcatatttgaattgttttgaataTGGCTTATCTGGATGACTTTTTATGTGATGAAATGTGTAGATGATTTATAGATGCCGGTTTCTGGCTATTCTTGGAGTTTTTGGGTCTCTAATTGGATCATTTCTATGCTTCATCAAGGTATCAATTTCAAACTTTGATAAATTTTTGTTTGCCGAATTTATTATACTTTCCAATGGGATGTCTGCTAGAATGATCAGACTCGAAAAAACAATGTAGAGAAAACTACATAATTCTAGTTTTGTGCATCTTAGATAGTGTGTTTTGTGAATAGTAGAATGAACCATTGAGTGGTTACATAGTGATATGGATTGAAGTCAGTCCTCTGCCTCAAACTAGTTTTTGTGGTTTAACGAGGCTCGATCCAAATTCTAATACGCTATCAAAGTTTAATTATCTTAGATCCGTGTAGGTGTGCAACCATGCAAAGTTCACGCTCTAGATGTATAGTCGTACAATCTTGACCGTAAGAGATCGCTTTCTTGGTTGAGCTAAGCCTTAACCCAAGGTCACTAGCGAGTTTGATAGTAGATAATGCATTTGTCGCTCTTATAAATTCAACATTTAGCTCATTCATAGCTAATAAATGTGGGACTAAATATATACTCTCGAGTCCAACAATCTCTGCTCAAGTGTGAGTGTCTCGCATCTTATATTTGCATTGCCGTTACAATCAACATAACATGCCATGATGTCTAATGAGTTTTGTTTTGATGCATTGTTCAAATTTTTATGCAGGGCTCCACATTTGTTGCAGGATCTTTCTTAGAATACTCGGTTAATCGCACTAAAGTAATGCAAATGCTCATAGATGCTCTTGGTGAGTGTCTCTAAAGTTAAACTCTATAAGCTTTTTCATCTGGTTTCATGTTCCATTTCTTAACTATATAACACATTATTCAGTGTATTAGTTTTCTTATTGTTCTAAGAGGATTTCTCTGTGCTTCTCTTCTTTCTAatttcattctttgttcatcttaGATGTCTATCTTTTAGGAACTGTGATGCTGGTGTTTGGAATGGGTCTCTACGAGCTCTTCGTCAGTAACCTTGGCAGTACAAGCTCTCTACCAGATCAAACTCCTTCTTACAGATCAAATCTATTTGGCTTATTCCCTTTGAAGGTTTGCTTTGAGACAACCTTATCAAAATCAGTAGGATTTAGAATGttaaaagaaacaagaaaaagttgaattgaattgatttgacttaaagtgagttgaacaataactTAATAACAGCTCAAATGATTCTGTAGGCAAAACCAAATCACTTAATAACATTAATAcatgttaaaatcaattctacgaCTTTTGATAATAACATTATCTCTTGATGATTGttcctttgtttgtgtttttcaGGAAAGACCAAAATGGTTGGATATAAAAACAGTGAATGAACTGAAAACAAAGGTCGGTCATGTGATAGTTATGCTGCTTCTGATTGGTTTGTTTGACCGAAGCAAGAAGGCTACTATACAAACTCCTGTTGATTTGCTATGCTTCTGTGCTTCTGTCTTTCTTTCTTCTAGTTGTCTCTTTCTGCTGTCAAAGCTGAATGTTTAAATGTTATTGCataatatatatacacacatgaAGAAGTAGGTGACATATGATATTTACTCTTCTGTATATATATTAGGATGAAATATGATGCATAGCCAGTGTTCCAGTATCATATTTTGTAGTTCTTAAGCAAATTTGTCATTTTCATTTCTACTATATGCTCTCTTTTCTTAGGTGACACATTTGAACAACCATTGTGCGTCTTTTTTTTCTAACTGGGAGTAGGTTCTAACTGCACATGAGATAAGAtagtataatattttttttggagtGTAGTGCAAACCTTTTCATTTTTTGATTTACAAAGCTAtatcattaatattttattttgagcgtataaaaaacaaattaaaaaaataactgtTTATTATcaattagaaataaatatgtattattatattaaattataattctacAATGTTTGAGCTATTTTATCTacaaactagtagaagacccgtgcgtccgcacgggtaattcatatcttaatgtgaataatatagtataaatgaAATGAACACATATATCTTAATGGTTCTTAGAAATATATTTAGAAATGTTAATGTGAAACATCGTCCTTGGAAGTGAAATATTACAAATATCACTGATAACTATAAATATgtacaaatattttgttgaataaaataaaaaatgtatcgtGGTAATAGTGACTCGTAAAAATAATGAGTTTCAGGAATAAAATTAATAGGAGTTAGTAAAAGTTACATCGGGTATAAATTTTCAAATACATAATtggtaaaaagttaaaatttaaaactcTAGCAtcttttattaagttaaaagGTTAAAAATGTATTTTGATGACAGTGACTcgtgaaaatagtgagtttcagtGACAAAATTCATAGGAGTTGATAAAATCGCCgtataaaaaaattaagaagTGTTCATTGCATGATAAGAAAATTCATTCCTATCTTAGATTATTCGATAAGCATTGGTTGTTGATGACATATATTatagttaaaattatttaaaattaatatgtaacaaatcatcaacataa is part of the Vicia villosa cultivar HV-30 ecotype Madison, WI linkage group LG2, Vvil1.0, whole genome shotgun sequence genome and encodes:
- the LOC131646693 gene encoding uncharacterized protein LOC131646693 gives rise to the protein MKLSHALARIPFSTTSPALVQCQNSIFSSYGRRVSLLGYKGLRFQEFVCSSSSGASVSSSSAVNPSSPPLVGSNSGFDSGVSQEMPGKLGGLEEGIEKMIYRCRFLAILGVFGSLIGSFLCFIKGSTFVAGSFLEYSVNRTKVMQMLIDALDVYLLGTVMLVFGMGLYELFVSNLGSTSSLPDQTPSYRSNLFGLFPLKERPKWLDIKTVNELKTKVGHVIVMLLLIGLFDRSKKATIQTPVDLLCFCASVFLSSSCLFLLSKLNV